Within Fibrobacterota bacterium, the genomic segment CCACGGCAAAAGCTTGGTGATTCCGGATCCTTTCCGATTTATATAGATCGGAAAGGTATCCCATGACCTCCGCCTCGATACCCACATGCCTGCCTTCGGACGCACTGCTGGCGCGGTTCGCGCCCGCCGCGCCCGTTCCCGGACGCCCGGACCTGATCGCCTGGCAGGCCCGCGACGTATTCGACCTATGGAAAGCCTGGGAAGAAGAGTCGGGCGTGAAACAGGATATCCCTTATTGGGCCACCGCCTGGCCGGCGGCGAGGCTTACGGCCGCCTACCTCGGGAAGCATCCGGAAACGGCGGCGGGGAAGGTGGTCCTGGATTTTGGATGCGGCGGAGGCGTGGCCGCGCTGGCGGCCGCCAAGGCCGGCGCGACCCGCGTGATCGCCAACGATATCGATACCGCCGCCCTGGCCATGGCGGAAAGGAATGCGGCCCTGAACGGCCTGACCCTGGACATCGAAGACGGCAACCTTCTCACGCGTCCGCCCAATCCGGAGTGGAACGTGATTTTGGTCGCGGATCTTTTCTATGAGAAGTCGGTCGCAGGGCCCATGCTGGATTGGCTACGGCGGGCCCTGTCCCAAGGGTCGCGCGTACTCATCGCCGATGCCTGCCGCCCTTTCGCGCCGCAAGCGGGCGTCCGGCTCCTCGCCGAGGAGACCTACGCCACGGACGTGGATCTGGAAGGTTCGGAGGCTCGTAAGGTGCGCCTGCTCGAACTTCTCCCCTGATGCGGCCAGGCGCGACGCTGGCCCCAGCCGCGGTCGCTTAGCCCTCGTCCGTGCGACGATAAAGCACGAAACTATGCGGTGCGATTTCCAGATGATCCTCCGGCCGGGCCGTACGCGGGGCCCGGCTTCCGGGACCGCCCCATTCCGTATCCGCGGAATCGAGAGCCGATTCCCATTTGCCTTCCCGCGTCGGCAATGCGCAACGGGAGGCCTCCGACCCGTAATTGAAGATGGCGGCAATCTCGCCGGCGGGAAGATCGTCCGTCCCTAGGACGCGCCGGCGCAGGAAAAAGCAGGATCCGGAAAAGTCCATCTCCATGCCGGCCCGATGCAGCCGGGATAAGGCGGGTAAGCCCTTCCGCAACGCGATAAGCCGCCGATAAAAGCGCAGCACGGTGCGATGAGGCTCGCGATCCAGGCTGGCCCAGTCCAACTTGCAACCCTCGAAAGTCCCGGGGGCGATGGGATCGGGTAGATGCTCATCGGCATGTAGGAAGGCGAACTCCTCCCTTCGTCCCTTGCGCACGGCTTCGGAAAGCTGCGGATCGCCGTAATCCCCGAAGAATTGGAACGGGCGCGTTTCCGCGTATTCCTCTCCCATGAACAAGAGGGGGAGATAAGGCGAGAGGAACAAGGTGCCCGCGGCCAGCTTATAGGCTTCAGCGTCCACCACCGCGTTGAATCGCTCCCCCCCGGGGCGATTACCCACCTGGTCGTGGTTCTGGATGAAGGCCACGAACTGCCTGGGCGGCCGCAAGGCCGAGGAGGCCCCGAATCGCTTCTCGCGCGAAGGGCAGTATTCCCCGGAGTAAACGAAGCCCTCGCGGAAGGCCTTGGCCAATTGATCGGGTCTGCCGTAATCGAGCCGATAGCCCGAGGTCTCCTTGCGCAACAAGGCATCCACGCAATGTTGGAAATCGTCCAACCATTGCGCTTGCATCCCGTAGCCTCCCGCGTCCCGCCCGGTAATGACGCCGGGATCGTTAAGATCGCTCTCGGCGATCAGGAAACGGCGGCGCCCGTGGCGAAGCGAAAATTCCGCCACCCGTTCTTCCAGCTCTGCCAGGAAATGCGTCGCCGACATATCGTACATCTGATGGATCGCGTCCAGGCGCAAGCCGTCGATATGGAATTCACGCAGCCAATACAGCGCGTTCTCGATGAAGAAGTCCCGGACCTGATCGCTCCGCTTGCCGTCGAGGTTGACGGCCTTTCCCCAGGGCGTCTTGTAGTGGTCGGTGAAATAGGGGCCGAATTCGGCCAGGTAATTGCCCTCCGGCCCCAGATGGTTGTACACCACGTCCAATACCACCGCGATGCCCCGCGCATGCGCGGCATCCACCAGGCGCTTCAGCGCTTCCGGGCCGCCGTAGCTGTTCTGCACCGCATATAGGTAAGCCCCGTCATATCCCCAATTGCGTTCGCCGGGGAATTGGTTCACCGGCATGATCTCGATGGCGTTGACGCCCAGGTGCGCCAGGTGTTCCAGCTTGGGGATGATGGCGTCCAAGGTGCCTTCGGGCGTGAAGGCGCCAACGTGGATCTCGTATAGGATGGCTTCCTCGAGGGCAATGCCCGTCCACGCGGAATCTTTCCAGGCGAAGGTTCCGTGATCCCATACCTGCGATGGCCCATGCACTCCGAACGGCTGGTA encodes:
- a CDS encoding methyltransferase — encoded protein: MTSASIPTCLPSDALLARFAPAAPVPGRPDLIAWQARDVFDLWKAWEEESGVKQDIPYWATAWPAARLTAAYLGKHPETAAGKVVLDFGCGGGVAALAAAKAGATRVIANDIDTAALAMAERNAALNGLTLDIEDGNLLTRPPNPEWNVILVADLFYEKSVAGPMLDWLRRALSQGSRVLIADACRPFAPQAGVRLLAEETYATDVDLEGSEARKVRLLELLP
- the treZ gene encoding malto-oligosyltrehalose trehalohydrolase yields the protein MQVGALWQSGKACLFRVFAPEAKRVRIRFPDLGQPERELRLHPSGYWEIECPDIQPGTNYLFSVGDGEFRPDPASRYQPFGVHGPSQVWDHGTFAWKDSAWTGIALEEAILYEIHVGAFTPEGTLDAIIPKLEHLAHLGVNAIEIMPVNQFPGERNWGYDGAYLYAVQNSYGGPEALKRLVDAAHARGIAVVLDVVYNHLGPEGNYLAEFGPYFTDHYKTPWGKAVNLDGKRSDQVRDFFIENALYWLREFHIDGLRLDAIHQMYDMSATHFLAELEERVAEFSLRHGRRRFLIAESDLNDPGVITGRDAGGYGMQAQWLDDFQHCVDALLRKETSGYRLDYGRPDQLAKAFREGFVYSGEYCPSREKRFGASSALRPPRQFVAFIQNHDQVGNRPGGERFNAVVDAEAYKLAAGTLFLSPYLPLLFMGEEYAETRPFQFFGDYGDPQLSEAVRKGRREEFAFLHADEHLPDPIAPGTFEGCKLDWASLDREPHRTVLRFYRRLIALRKGLPALSRLHRAGMEMDFSGSCFFLRRRVLGTDDLPAGEIAAIFNYGSEASRCALPTREGKWESALDSADTEWGGPGSRAPRTARPEDHLEIAPHSFVLYRRTDEG